A window of Nicotiana tabacum cultivar K326 chromosome 24, ASM71507v2, whole genome shotgun sequence contains these coding sequences:
- the LOC142178173 gene encoding uncharacterized protein LOC142178173 yields the protein MGAKFKRYNYVAQIFLQQRSKATWLRLGDENTRYFLSVIKHRKLTQAVTQLHDGNSHMQYDPNLIADIFVQFHKRLQGDHRRKTSSCFLRNGHKLTIMHQLELLDPHSKKDVKDGMMSIYVNKSPEPDGFGSGFFKHAWNIVGGDTSEAVLVFLRNDKLLK from the coding sequence ATGGGAGCCAAGTTCAAGAGATATAATTATGTAGCACAAATATTCCTTCAGCAAAGAAGCAAGGCTACATGGCTCAGATTAGGAGATGAAAATACAAGGTATTTTCTCTCTGTGATAAAGCACCGAAAATTAACACAGGCAGTCACTCAACTACATGATGGAAATTCTCATATGCAGTATGATCCAAATTTGATAGCTGATATTTTTGTTCAATTCCACAAGAGGCTACAGGGAGACCATAGAAGGAAAACATCATCTTGTTTCTTGAGAAATGGTCACAAACTAACTATTATGCATCAACTGGAGCTACTTGATCCACACTCCAAGAAAGATGTTAAAGATGGAATGATGAGTATCTATGTCAACAAAAGTCCAGAGCCTGATGGATTTGGCAGTGGGTTCTTTAAACATGCTTGGAATATTGTGGGAGGAGATACAAGTGAGGCAGTGTTAGTATTTCTCAGAAATGACAAATTGTTGAAGTAA